The following proteins are encoded in a genomic region of [Eubacterium] hominis:
- a CDS encoding nucleoside hydrolase: protein MKRKVIIDCDPGIDDSLALMLALSSDEIEVIGITIVCGNSPVEMGFENAKKILAHMQRLDIPIFVGADKPLKKTFCDALDTHGADGLGESFLKDIPGYHQTMDAVTFLSKTLKKQSCSIIALGPLTNLAQLISQDVEAFDKIEQLVSMGGSYKSHGNCSPVAEYNYWEDPEAARLVYQQMAKTKKQIHMVGLDVTRKIVLTPNLLSYMERLHPEKGAFIRKITKFYFDFHWTQEHLIGCVINDPLAVAYFLFPELCSGFSSYVQIETDGISRGQSVVDAFHFYRKEANAVILTQVDVKAFFQLFISRILHLDLAQIDLLDTLI, encoded by the coding sequence ATGAAAAGAAAAGTAATCATCGATTGTGATCCGGGTATTGATGACAGTCTTGCACTCATGCTGGCGTTATCATCGGATGAGATTGAAGTTATAGGCATTACCATTGTTTGTGGTAATTCGCCTGTTGAAATGGGTTTTGAAAATGCTAAAAAGATATTAGCACATATGCAGCGTCTGGATATACCGATATTTGTGGGCGCTGATAAACCCTTAAAGAAAACTTTCTGTGATGCTTTAGATACACATGGAGCCGATGGTCTTGGTGAAAGCTTCTTAAAGGATATTCCTGGATATCATCAAACAATGGATGCTGTCACCTTTTTATCAAAAACCTTAAAGAAACAATCCTGTTCCATCATCGCTTTAGGACCTTTGACCAATTTAGCTCAGCTTATTTCACAGGATGTGGAAGCTTTTGATAAAATAGAACAGCTTGTTTCCATGGGTGGCAGCTATAAATCTCATGGTAATTGTTCTCCTGTCGCTGAATACAATTATTGGGAAGATCCTGAAGCTGCCCGTCTTGTTTATCAACAAATGGCAAAAACAAAGAAACAAATACATATGGTGGGTTTAGATGTCACACGCAAAATCGTTCTTACGCCAAACCTTCTTTCCTATATGGAACGATTGCATCCTGAGAAGGGAGCATTTATAAGAAAAATCACCAAGTTCTATTTTGATTTTCATTGGACACAAGAACATTTGATTGGCTGTGTGATCAATGATCCCCTTGCTGTCGCTTATTTTCTTTTTCCTGAATTATGTTCTGGATTTTCATCTTATGTACAAATTGAAACAGATGGCATATCAAGAGGACAAAGTGTTGTGGATGCCTTTCATTTTTATCGCAAAGAGGCTAATGCAGTCATTTTGACACAAGTGGATGTAAAAGCCTTTTTCCAATTATTTATATCCCGTATATTACATCTGGATCTTGCACAGATTGATCTTTTGGACACACTCATATAA
- a CDS encoding nuclear transport factor 2 family protein, translating into MDIQNYWKATLQQNPVLMRSYFHENAVIRWHNTNEEFTLNEFIQANCEYPGKWDGKIERIERIDQVIITVTHVFSTELSFHVTSFIKVKDDKIECIDEYWGDDGEPPLWRKEKHIGTSIKKISIPLPK; encoded by the coding sequence ATGGATATACAAAATTATTGGAAAGCAACACTTCAACAAAATCCTGTACTCATGCGCTCATACTTTCATGAAAATGCAGTCATTCGATGGCATAATACCAATGAAGAATTTACACTGAATGAATTCATACAGGCGAATTGTGAATATCCGGGCAAATGGGATGGCAAGATTGAAAGAATAGAAAGGATAGATCAAGTGATTATCACAGTGACACATGTGTTTTCCACAGAGCTGTCTTTTCATGTAACTTCCTTTATAAAAGTAAAAGATGATAAAATTGAATGCATTGACGAGTATTGGGGAGATGATGGTGAACCTCCTTTATGGCGAAAAGAAAAACATATTGGTACATCAATAAAAAAGATATCCATACCATTGCCGAAGTAG
- a CDS encoding DUF3788 domain-containing protein, with translation MYERMLEKSKQPAIEEMEAYCGDCGALFMLFNEWLSTTYHTRQELSYPYGNHYGWCIAHRIKKKLICNVFPERNAFTVMVRLSNNQFDTIFSKVQPYTKELIINKYSCGDGGWIHERVLTQEHYEDAKIVLSAKFTKVS, from the coding sequence ATGTATGAAAGAATGCTTGAGAAAAGTAAACAACCAGCTATTGAAGAAATGGAGGCGTATTGTGGCGATTGTGGAGCATTGTTTATGTTGTTTAATGAGTGGTTATCAACAACCTACCATACTCGGCAAGAATTATCCTATCCATATGGAAATCATTATGGCTGGTGTATTGCCCATCGTATCAAAAAGAAACTCATCTGTAACGTATTTCCTGAACGAAATGCTTTTACAGTGATGGTAAGATTATCAAATAATCAGTTTGATACAATTTTTTCAAAGGTACAGCCCTACACAAAAGAGCTTATTATAAATAAGTATTCTTGTGGAGATGGTGGATGGATACATGAACGTGTATTAACGCAAGAGCATTATGAAGATGCTAAAATTGTATTATCAGCGAAATTCACAAAGGTATCATAA
- the crcB gene encoding fluoride efflux transporter CrcB codes for MKAFLYVGLGGAIGAMARYGFSMISMKAAIPINTLLINILGSILIGFIAQLALSSHVSPQLVLLIKTGICGGFTTFSTFSLETFQLIEKKAWLPAVSYIFTSVMLCVIGVSLGMYGASLLTRKFSL; via the coding sequence ATGAAAGCATTTTTATATGTAGGATTGGGTGGTGCCATTGGCGCAATGGCTCGTTATGGATTTTCTATGATTTCCATGAAAGCTGCCATTCCCATCAACACACTCCTCATTAATATATTAGGTTCTATTCTCATTGGTTTTATTGCACAACTTGCCTTATCATCTCATGTATCCCCACAACTTGTGTTACTGATTAAAACAGGTATCTGTGGTGGTTTTACAACGTTTTCCACATTCTCTTTAGAAACCTTTCAACTAATTGAGAAAAAAGCATGGCTACCAGCTGTTTCCTACATCTTCACTAGTGTCATGTTATGTGTGATTGGGGTATCTTTGGGAATGTATGGTGCCAGTTTACTGACAAGGAAATTTTCGCTTTAA
- a CDS encoding HD domain-containing protein, translated as MKIINDSELLHIIHNTLNEIDERLIDHGFRVAYLLREMMIQDGSYSEEEIRDMSMVAILHDIGAYKTDEIDAMLGFESRHIWKHAVYGYLFLKYLSPLKQLSSVVLYHHVPFQDYGLYDIPYPKLTQMLHLVDHCDLYLIRKEKFPDDFHDRLSTEEYDPELTALLKKTVQKSNVVEVITHEHHENRLMEELHFNEQEILQYISLISYSIDFQSKHMVAHTITTTSISKTLGTLLKLSDIQIQKLMYGALLHDIGKVATPVSILEKPGRLTASEMKIMREHVTHSIHILKGTMDNEIVQIAVRHHEKLNGKGYPYGLSEKDLTLEQRILAVADIFSALSGKRSYKEAFDKQQMMHILYQMADEGAIDSTIVDICHEHFHTIMENIETDCIPLLSTYHHIEYEYEHILQVIGKKG; from the coding sequence ATGAAGATTATAAATGACAGTGAACTTTTACATATTATCCACAATACGCTAAATGAAATTGATGAAAGACTGATCGACCATGGATTTCGTGTAGCGTATTTATTACGTGAAATGATGATACAAGATGGAAGCTATTCTGAAGAAGAAATCAGAGATATGAGTATGGTTGCCATCCTGCATGATATCGGCGCATATAAAACCGATGAAATTGATGCGATGTTAGGTTTTGAATCCAGGCATATATGGAAGCATGCTGTTTATGGGTATTTGTTTTTAAAATATTTATCTCCGTTAAAACAACTGTCTTCCGTGGTACTTTATCATCATGTTCCATTTCAGGATTATGGACTGTATGATATCCCCTATCCTAAATTAACACAAATGCTGCATCTGGTAGATCATTGTGATCTGTATCTGATACGTAAGGAAAAATTTCCTGATGATTTCCATGATCGTTTATCAACCGAAGAATATGATCCTGAATTAACTGCCTTATTGAAAAAAACTGTTCAAAAAAGTAATGTTGTGGAAGTCATTACCCATGAACATCATGAAAACAGATTGATGGAGGAATTACATTTTAATGAACAGGAGATTCTGCAGTATATATCATTGATCAGTTATTCTATCGACTTTCAAAGTAAACATATGGTTGCACATACGATAACCACAACCAGTATCTCTAAAACACTGGGCACACTTTTAAAACTTTCGGATATACAGATACAAAAGCTTATGTATGGTGCCCTTCTTCATGATATTGGAAAAGTCGCAACACCTGTGAGCATACTAGAAAAACCAGGCAGATTAACTGCCAGTGAAATGAAAATTATGCGGGAACATGTTACACACTCTATTCATATTCTGAAAGGTACCATGGATAATGAAATCGTACAGATTGCTGTCAGACATCATGAAAAATTAAATGGAAAAGGCTATCCTTATGGTTTATCAGAAAAAGATTTAACCTTAGAACAGCGTATTCTTGCGGTCGCGGATATCTTTAGTGCTTTAAGTGGTAAACGAAGTTATAAAGAAGCATTCGATAAACAACAAATGATGCATATTTTATACCAGATGGCTGATGAAGGTGCCATTGATTCCACAATTGTGGATATATGCCATGAACATTTTCATACCATTATGGAGAATATTGAAACAGATTGTATTCCTTTGTTGTCAACATATCATCATATCGAATATGAGTATGAACATATTTTACAAGTAATTGGAAAGAAGGGCTGA
- a CDS encoding ISNCY family transposase, whose protein sequence is MNEQYKYEVIKKLVDTHGNKKNAAIKLNCSVRTIDRLIVRYKAEGKTGFIHKNRNRQPISTFPVEVKNKVIDLYRTKYSGANLLHFSQLLAKKEDIHVSDTTINYWLRSCDILSPKARRKTVNTLNAELRKRKKAAKTKKEAASIENKLDLLDRFDAHPRRPRCAYFGELVQMDASPHLWFGTSITHLHLAIDDATGKILGAYFDTQETLNAYYQITHQILIDYGIPAKFLTDRRTVFEYKRKNASSDEEDTFTQFSYACHQLGIELECTSVPQAKGRVERLNQTLQSRLVIELRLAGITTIEEANEFLKSYLKEFNAMFSLPINDTKTVFEKQPSKQKINQTLAILSNRKLDSGHCIRYKNKYFIPITKSGSKAYLKKGMNVMVIEAFDGKLYANILDHLFALEEILEREATSKNFDTLPIEVKQKKPYIPPMSHPWKQASYLAYVAKQKHRQSGANV, encoded by the coding sequence ATGAATGAACAATACAAATATGAGGTTATTAAAAAATTAGTTGATACACATGGAAACAAAAAGAATGCTGCTATCAAATTAAACTGCTCTGTTCGCACTATTGACAGATTGATTGTCAGATATAAAGCTGAAGGTAAGACTGGTTTTATCCACAAGAACAGAAACAGACAGCCTATCTCCACTTTCCCTGTCGAGGTCAAAAATAAAGTCATTGACCTTTATCGCACGAAATATTCTGGTGCCAATCTTCTTCATTTCTCACAGCTGCTTGCGAAGAAAGAGGATATCCATGTCAGTGACACTACTATCAATTATTGGCTCCGCAGTTGCGACATCCTTTCTCCTAAGGCTAGACGCAAAACTGTCAATACTCTTAACGCTGAACTGAGAAAACGTAAGAAAGCTGCCAAGACAAAAAAAGAAGCTGCTTCTATAGAAAACAAACTCGATCTACTTGATCGCTTCGATGCACATCCCAGACGCCCTAGATGCGCTTATTTTGGCGAGTTAGTCCAAATGGATGCTTCTCCTCATCTTTGGTTCGGTACCTCCATCACTCATCTCCATCTGGCCATTGATGACGCCACTGGTAAGATACTTGGTGCTTATTTTGATACGCAGGAAACGCTTAATGCGTATTATCAAATCACTCATCAAATCCTGATAGATTATGGCATCCCTGCCAAGTTTCTTACGGACCGCCGCACTGTGTTTGAGTACAAAAGAAAAAACGCATCCTCTGATGAAGAAGATACGTTCACGCAATTCTCTTATGCCTGCCATCAGTTAGGCATTGAATTGGAATGTACGAGCGTCCCGCAGGCGAAAGGTCGCGTAGAGCGTCTTAATCAGACCCTACAATCAAGATTGGTCATTGAACTTAGGCTTGCGGGCATTACAACCATAGAGGAAGCCAATGAATTCTTAAAATCCTACCTAAAAGAATTCAACGCTATGTTCTCTCTACCAATCAATGATACTAAAACTGTGTTTGAAAAGCAACCGTCAAAGCAAAAAATCAATCAGACGCTTGCCATTTTAAGCAACCGAAAACTTGATTCAGGTCATTGTATCCGTTATAAGAACAAGTATTTTATTCCTATAACGAAATCTGGTAGTAAAGCATATCTGAAAAAAGGTATGAATGTGATGGTGATCGAAGCATTTGATGGAAAGCTATATGCCAACATCCTAGATCATCTATTCGCTTTAGAAGAAATCCTAGAACGTGAGGCTACATCAAAGAACTTCGACACGCTTCCTATTGAGGTGAAACAGAAAAAGCCTTATATTCCCCCTATGTCACATCCTTGGAAACAGGCTTCTTATCTTGCTTATGTGGCAAAGCAAAAGCACCGTCAATCCGGTGCTAATGTTTAA
- a CDS encoding HAMP domain-containing histidine kinase, whose translation MIKKLRKKFIWITMSCVTLILIIVFGILCFSNYHHMQQEIDDNLSRTLMMQQKEEIPKFEFNDHKDDKAFGMHNAFRVETDLNGTIISIHAMNLDVDQESLQNILSTMDIKDKQKGILQSQSLAYQIKQTSSNYQIAFVDISANLKDMKNLIITSMIVGTFAFLAFLLLSFILSNWALRPVQHAWDQQKQFVADASHELKTPLTVILADSDILLAHANDTIDHQVKWINSIQSEAQRMKKLVESLLFLAKSDANRLPVEFQNINFSDIVWNCILPFESIAYEHGIHLHSEIENDLYVSGNEAQLKQVMLIFLDNACKYTPAKGKISIHLKKNNEKLVCKIHNTGSYISKEEQAHIFERFYRCDKARVHEGGYGLGLPIAKSIMDAHHGQIQVESNEVEGCCFQLILPLKNG comes from the coding sequence ATGATAAAAAAACTTCGTAAAAAGTTTATTTGGATCACCATGTCCTGTGTTACTTTGATATTGATCATTGTATTTGGTATCCTTTGTTTCAGTAATTATCATCATATGCAGCAAGAGATAGATGATAATTTGTCACGTACGTTGATGATGCAACAGAAAGAAGAAATTCCAAAGTTTGAGTTTAATGATCATAAAGATGATAAAGCTTTTGGCATGCATAATGCTTTTCGTGTAGAAACAGATCTCAATGGTACGATCATTTCCATACATGCCATGAATCTGGATGTAGATCAAGAAAGCCTGCAGAACATTCTTTCCACTATGGATATTAAGGATAAACAAAAAGGTATCTTACAATCACAAAGTCTGGCTTATCAGATCAAACAGACATCTTCCAACTATCAAATTGCGTTTGTTGATATTAGCGCCAATCTTAAAGATATGAAAAATTTGATTATTACATCGATGATTGTGGGTACTTTTGCTTTTCTGGCTTTCTTACTATTGAGTTTTATTTTGTCTAACTGGGCATTACGACCAGTACAGCATGCATGGGATCAACAGAAACAGTTTGTTGCGGATGCTTCGCATGAACTAAAAACACCTTTGACTGTGATCTTAGCAGATAGCGATATCTTGCTTGCCCATGCAAACGATACTATTGATCATCAGGTGAAGTGGATCAACAGCATACAAAGTGAAGCCCAACGTATGAAAAAGCTGGTAGAAAGTTTGTTATTTCTTGCGAAAAGTGACGCAAACCGTCTGCCTGTGGAATTTCAAAACATAAACTTTAGTGATATCGTATGGAACTGTATCCTGCCCTTTGAAAGTATTGCTTATGAACACGGCATCCATTTACACAGCGAAATAGAAAACGATTTATATGTAAGCGGCAATGAAGCACAGCTAAAACAAGTCATGCTGATTTTTCTTGATAATGCCTGTAAATATACACCCGCAAAAGGAAAGATATCGATTCATTTAAAAAAGAATAATGAAAAACTAGTCTGTAAGATTCACAATACCGGCAGTTATATTTCTAAGGAGGAACAAGCCCATATCTTTGAACGTTTTTATCGTTGTGATAAAGCAAGAGTACATGAGGGTGGTTATGGTTTAGGCTTACCAATTGCGAAAAGCATCATGGATGCCCATCATGGTCAGATACAGGTAGAAAGCAATGAAGTAGAAGGATGCTGTTTTCAATTGATACTTCCGCTTAAAAATGGTTGA
- a CDS encoding response regulator transcription factor, whose translation MQVLIVEDERNLADALRQILEEEKFQTTIAYDGEEGLSYAMSDLFDMIILDVMLPKKNGFEIVQTLREMNHHTPVLMLTALDEIPDKVKGLTLGADDYMTKPFAPAELLARIYALTRRKGEMILHELSFHDLRLQLDTCELLCAQKHITLGYKEFEIMKLFMQHPSMIISKEELITKVWGCDSEAVDNNVEAYISFLRKKLFYLESKVEIKAHRKLGYRLECDAL comes from the coding sequence AAGATGAAAGAAATTTAGCCGATGCACTTCGTCAGATATTAGAGGAAGAAAAATTTCAGACAACCATTGCATATGATGGCGAGGAGGGTTTGTCTTATGCCATGAGTGATCTCTTTGATATGATCATACTAGATGTCATGCTGCCAAAGAAAAATGGATTTGAGATCGTACAGACGTTACGAGAAATGAACCATCATACGCCAGTGCTGATGTTGACCGCATTAGATGAAATCCCCGATAAAGTAAAAGGTTTAACGCTTGGGGCAGATGATTATATGACCAAACCATTTGCGCCGGCTGAGCTATTAGCAAGAATCTATGCTCTTACACGAAGAAAAGGTGAAATGATCCTTCATGAATTAAGCTTTCATGACTTGCGTCTTCAATTAGATACATGTGAATTACTGTGTGCACAAAAACATATCACCCTTGGATATAAAGAATTTGAAATCATGAAGTTATTTATGCAGCATCCATCCATGATCATCAGTAAAGAAGAACTGATCACAAAAGTATGGGGTTGTGACAGTGAGGCTGTAGATAATAATGTAGAAGCGTACATTTCCTTTTTAAGAAAGAAACTATTTTATCTTGAAAGCAAGGTAGAGATTAAAGCTCATCGAAAACTTGGTTATCGTTTGGAGTGTGATGCTTTATGA